In Coffea eugenioides isolate CCC68of chromosome 4, Ceug_1.0, whole genome shotgun sequence, the genomic stretch ATTCACTCTTGAGCATGAACGGATCATCTCACCGGCCAATGGGATCACTGGCAGGTTATCACAGTTGCATATCTCAATCATGAATCCATCTGGATCATGGAAGAACAGCTGATCCACATAAATCCCACCTTCTTCCACTCGCTGCCTCGCGTACTTGATTTCCATTTCCGCCAGCATCTTCTCCACTGCAGCCATACTGTCACACTGCACATAACCCATGATTCaagccaattttttttttgtgggggggggggggggtgtttaTAAAATCTACAGCAGCAGGAAACCCACAAAATTTAGTGCAGTTTTTGGTTTTTGTGACAATGATAGGATGTGTACAAGTTTGTAACGTAAATAGTACTATTAGGTTACGTTGTTGACAGAGTCCATATCAGGACTTCCTCAACTGAATAGATAATACGCAAGAAACTGCATTACATCCGGCATAATTCTGTCACggcattttcctttttcctatTATTTTTGGTACATTTCTTTAACAGAAAATTCTATATTGAATTTTAGAAACCGTCCTCAATTCCTAGTCCTGAAATATGTACCCAAAAGGGGAAGTGGAACCTTCGTTCTTTTCGGAGACGACGACAACTATTGTATAACCTATATATCCTAAACTATAGAGGAGGGGAGTCTAAAGAGACTGTATTTGAAATTAGCAGATACATAAAACTTACTAGATCAAGACAGTGTTTTCGCATAACCCTTAGATTTTTTTGTAGCGCAGGTAAGATTTGAACCTTGCTCAGTGGTTCTCCCTTCTTTGGTACTATCATCATATCATTGCAGAAGCACAATTTATCAATAATTTCTGGTCACTTTCAGAGAAACCTAGTTAATAGCTGTACCAAATGCTACTAGTCTATACTACCTTCAATTTGGAATCAAACTTTTGACTTCATCCAGGTATTCATTTACGGTCTCTTTCTCGTAATCATAGTGCTTTCATGAGATCACAGAGAGGAAAAACCATGGTACGAAATAAAAGAACACGCACACGCACACGCACACAGTCACACACACCAGAGTAAAAGTAGTTGAAGCAAAAAGCAGAGATGCAGTCATGCACCACCAGTAGCGTTATTAAGACCCCTGCCCGAAACACAAGACAACATCAGATTTCACAGCACCAATACGAAGACCGAGAAACAACCTGAAAAGATATATGATTATCCTTGGGATTGATTACGGTCTTCTCCGGCATGTCGTCCGGATTTTCGGCTTGCAATAGATGTATTCCAATCCCATAACTAAACAACCTGCACCGTATCAAAACCCACAAGaaattagcaaaaaaaaaaagaagttcgATCAAGAACTTTCGCGGCGAAAGATGAGATAAGTTGATATACCATGCTCCATCAAAATTGAACGATCCAGGCCTCCTAACCGGGACGAACCCAAGAACGCTGGTGTAAAAATCCATTGATTTCTCGACGGATTTACAAATAAGTGAGATGTGATTCAGGGATGTCAAGTGCAATGGATTTGCCGTATTTCCCTtcattttcctttaaaaaaaaaatgcaatacCAGCGGCACGAATTCAAGGATCGGTACAAGTGGAGCCTGCACGTTTAAGAATACTTGGAAAAAATGATTGGAATAGACAAACCCTGTTACATAAATCAACGAAAATTCAGCGAATGGATAAAGCTAAGGGGGAGAGCAAAATGGGAAAAAGATGAATAAAGATAATCAGAGAGAAAAGGTCGCACGTCACGGCACTTGTGATACTAGTGAAGAAGATGAAACTAGACGGCCAGAGCTATATATAACTTTAAATTGGTGGAGCAATACcccgggaaaaaaaaaagaagaagagtagTCCGGCAGCTATAAATGAGCTAATACATTTCTGTCCACGTATCTACCCCAGTGGTCACCAGGTGTCCCACATGGGATTCATATGACACGTAGATCCTACGCAGCTTACCTCCGATAATCATCTGACGGGTAGAGAATTTTCCGCCTACTTACCAATTATTCTTCTGGTGGGTGTCCTCGCTTGTGCACGTTGGCAATCCCTGGATTTTTGCTAATTTTATTTTGGCACCCTTGTTTTGCTGCAATTAGGCAGTGtcttttttgtgttatttttgcAATTCAAGGGGAAATTTCAAACCTTTCGagagaaggaaaataaaaaaaaaagtttaaacgTTGAATTAAAGAATTTTCACGATGTCTCTCTCAACTCTACAAATTGAGctgaattttaaaatttaaattaatgtTTATATACTATCATCATATATGGCATCaaagtaaaatttgaatt encodes the following:
- the LOC113768442 gene encoding uncharacterized protein LOC113768442, translated to MKGNTANPLHLTSLNHISLICKSVEKSMDFYTSVLGFVPVRRPGSFNFDGAWLFSYGIGIHLLQAENPDDMPEKTVINPKDNHISFQCDSMAAVEKMLAEMEIKYARQRVEEGGIYVDQLFFHDPDGFMIEICNCDNLPVIPLAGEMIRSCSRVNLQMMQAQQHLPVVRP